The genomic region AGATTGTCATAACAGAAAAGGGGGAAGAAAAAGGCGTCGAGATCCGTGTCCTGTCCGGTGATGACCTGGATCCCTACGAACAGCGGGTGGTGGCATTCATCGGCTCTATTGCAGAAAAAGGTGTGTTTGATACTGCGGCGATCGAGGCCCTGGCAAAGCGTGCACAATCCGATACATCCGCCGAGGAGAAAGCCCTGCAGTACCAGAAGATGTTAAAGGATGTGACCGGGCGGGCGGATTCGGATCTTCCAGGAAAATATACGGTCAGCGGCAGGGAACATATCCTGCCTTTGGGCTTCGCAGGTCTGGTATTGTTTGCCATCAGCCTGATCCTTGCCCTTGTCGTCCCGATGTGTTCGTACATCCTCATCCCGGCAGTCCTCCTCTGGATAATCGTGGTGTTCCAGGCGGCTATTGCTTTTATGGCACCTTCCACTCTCTTCGGGCACTGGAAAGACGACAGATACCGGGAGAAACTGGAGTGGGACTCGTTTACCCATTTCCTCTCGGACATGGCCATGATCCAGAAGTACAGCCCGGCCGACATCTCCATGTGGGGCGAATGGCTCGTGTACGGAACGGCGCTCGGCGTGGGTGACAAGGTGGAACGGGCAATGAAAACCCTCAATATCCGTGTAGCGGATACCGGTGTTCCCGTTGGTGCCATTGGCATGAACTACGCGTTTATCCCGCTGATGCATTTCACTCCTCCCAGCCATGGGAGCCCGGGAGGCGGAGGGTTTGGCGGTGGCGGATTTGGTGGAGGCGGTGGCTTTGGAGGCGGGGGAGCCGGAGGACGATAAATCCCATAATTTCCTCTCCTTCACGGTAACAGGAGATATAAACCCCCACAAACCATATTGAATATCAGAAAGGAATTTTCCAGACTATGCAGTACACGGAAGGGCAGCTTGGGCGGGTCTTCATGGTGAGGATCGATGACGGGGAGGATATGCTTGAGTCCCTGCATCGCTTCATCCGGGATAAAGGCATCCACGCAGGATCTATCCTTTTCTTGGGCGCGCTGATGAACGGGAGGATGGTGACCGGTCCCGAGGAGCCCGTCATTCCCCCGGTTCCCCATTTTGTCCTGTTTGAAGGTGGCTGGGAAGTGTTTGGTCTGGGGACGATATATACCGGTGAAAGCGGCCCGCATATCCATTATCACGCGTCGGTTGGCCGGTCCGGTCATGCCCTCACCGGATGCCTCCGGGAGGAAGCCGTGACTTACCTTATCGTTGAAGCAATAGTAATGGAGTTTACCGGCCTCTCCGCCCGTCGGGAATTTGACCAGAAGACCCAGCTCCATCTCCCGGTACTGGGCAAAGGACCCCAGGTCACCGAAAAACGCGAGGAAGAGCGGGCTGCCAGCCCGAAAGCAGCTTCCCCCAAACCCGAGAAGAAAGAAGAGACAAGCGAACTGCCGGGCGGACTTGCCGATATCATCCGCGATCTCACGAGGCGCCCCTCATCGTGATCTCCGGCCCGGTTGCCGGTTTATACAAGGTTCTCCATCAGATTTTTTTCCATGATTCCCCAACCGCGTTTTCTCCCCATGACCCTGCAGGAAGGAGAGAACCTGGGGATCCGGCAGTTCGATATCATCCTTGTTTCCGGTGACGCGTATGTCGATCACCCGTCTTTCGGCACGGCCCTCATCGGCCGGG from uncultured Methanoregula sp. harbors:
- a CDS encoding PPC domain-containing DNA-binding protein → MQYTEGQLGRVFMVRIDDGEDMLESLHRFIRDKGIHAGSILFLGALMNGRMVTGPEEPVIPPVPHFVLFEGGWEVFGLGTIYTGESGPHIHYHASVGRSGHALTGCLREEAVTYLIVEAIVMEFTGLSARREFDQKTQLHLPVLGKGPQVTEKREEERAASPKAASPKPEKKEETSELPGGLADIIRDLTRRPSS